The genomic interval TGCAAGTGATAGAAAGCAATCCAGTTACGTTTGAAAAAACAGAGGAGGAGATTCTTGCCGATGCGCTTGCACAGCCGATTGGCAGTGCAAGGTTAAGTGAGTTGGTGCATCGCGGTGAAAAAGTATGTATTGTAATCCCAGATGTAACACGTGCTTGGCAAAAAACGAGTTTTTATTTGCCGAAACTTATTGAGGAACTTGAGCAAGGCGGCATTCAAGATGAGGATATTGTGTTTATCTGTGCGTTGGGCACACATCGTGGTCAAACTGCCGAAGAACATAGGATGCTGTTGGGCCCTGCATTGGCGGATCGATTTACTGTGGTTGATCACGACTGTTATGATAAAGATAAATTAAAATATTTAGGAAAAACAACGTATGGGACACCGGTGTGGATAAATAAGACGGCAATGGACTGTGATCATATTGTTTTGGCAGGCGGTATTGTTTATCATTTTCTGGCAGGATGGGCAGGCGGACGAAAGTATATTTTGCCGGGGATATCTTCTTATGAAACGGTAATGGCAAATCACAGTTTATCTTTAAACCCTGAACGAGGCAAGGGTCCGCAGCCAGATGTACGCTCAGGCAATATAGAAAATAATCTTTTGCACTTGGATATGCTCGAAGCGGCTAGTTTTGTAAGGCCAACATTTATGTTTAATGTGATCATAGCCGAAAATAG from Massilibacillus massiliensis carries:
- a CDS encoding lactate racemase domain-containing protein, whose protein sequence is MLQDYVLRYGAGEMVLRIEKEKVLQVIESNPVTFEKTEEEILADALAQPIGSARLSELVHRGEKVCIVIPDVTRAWQKTSFYLPKLIEELEQGGIQDEDIVFICALGTHRGQTAEEHRMLLGPALADRFTVVDHDCYDKDKLKYLGKTTYGTPVWINKTAMDCDHIVLAGGIVYHFLAGWAGGRKYILPGISSYETVMANHSLSLNPERGKGPQPDVRSGNIENNLLHLDMLEAASFVRPTFMFNVIIAENRIAGAVAGNYIAAHEAGRNMVDAIDGVSIEERADLVVASAGGSPKDVNLYQSIKTLINAREAANPGGTIIMLTECPEGLGGNADVQDMILNYDTVLEREDALRADYSISKYVAYYFCETAEKYNLILVSSLEENLLAKAKIQIVKTLDAAMQLAHSKGQVYHTVHVMPHAANTLPRVK